Genomic DNA from Dioscorea cayenensis subsp. rotundata cultivar TDr96_F1 chromosome 1, TDr96_F1_v2_PseudoChromosome.rev07_lg8_w22 25.fasta, whole genome shotgun sequence:
TTACTAGGTTATTTAAGATATTTGTAGTTAAGCACACATAAATGAATAGGCTATATGAttataagaacaataataaagaaatggaaagGAAGAGAGAGTGATGAAAAGAgcaattaaaattaagtaaagGGAAGAAACCAAACCAATTCATTGCCCAGATCAGTGGCAGCATCTTAGTAACTCTTTTTTTATCCTAGGTTACTACCGCAAAAAACTCAAATTGTCTTGAATTTGGATGtactcattctctttcttttgttttgctttactAACACTGCAAATTGCATTAaattatcataagaaaagatAACTTAAAGCTGTaagtatgatattttttttaattgctaaaAAAGACAAATAGGTTGACAattgaacaataataataaggaagGATGAGTAAAAGAAGATCTTGGAACCGTAGGGAAATTAGGCTGatgatttgtattttttgttggaATGTTACCACATTTGATCTAAAAGACTGATCATTATTAAGGAGGATGACTGTATTTCTAtcaggtgtatatatatatatatatatatatatacatatattgctTTTGAGATAGCTACTACTATCttagaaatgcatatatatatagatagagatGGTTGCcttgtgttgtttttctttggttaattttttatattattttttttatgtttagtcaAGGATATGCATCATATTTTGTctgattttcttaaaagaagtgtagatttgttttcaattcatattttttttttaaacaaatgtaatttaaaatgttaaaattatgataaaatccaAAAGAAGACAAATTAAGAAAGGATCATACTTTCCAAAGAAGTGGTATGACTATACCCTAATTACAACTGCATCTATATCGGGAAGGCATTCCCTGGATATGAAGTTCCATAAGCAGCCATCCAATGTATCAAAACTTACGCCATGATTATCTCTAATTCCTTCTTATCTATCACTAATCATTGGTTTCCTCGGATGCATTCTACATAGAAATTTTGTATGATTCGTCTTCTATATACTTAATCTTTCCCGAAAGGATAAAGGAATGTCAAGTCCATCATTTTATTCATATcagtaacacaaaaaaaattctcttgtTCTCTATAGTAGTAACTGATGGTGACACTAAAAACACAATTATTAAGCTCAACACATATTGAACATATCCACCAAATACATCTTAGTTCATGGTTTCTTGCAAAGCTCTAACAAATCTGAAATTCACATCCTTAAAATACCATAAATCTTATGATTtctatcaaaaattaaatgttCTCTGCATAAGCAATTGTTGGCCATaattgaagaataaaagaaCTATTCCCTCCTTGACCAAATTACCAGACAATTTTCAACAGTTCAAactatcatataaaaaattaataaagaatcaagaggaatcaaacaaagaaataaattcaattgCACAACAATCAAGACCAATAACGACAAAGCAACTTAGCAACTCAGCAAAGCTTCCATCTTTTTCCAGAGGATCCGCTTAGGCACTCAATCAAACACGTCATTTGCCTATCTAAATCTAATTTGTAAATCAAGGCCGGGGTTCAAATGAAACCCTAGTTAAAGCGATGGAGATGAACAAAGAAGGAGAGTTTTAGGGTTTATGTGGATCATTTGTAAGTTTCAATCTTATAAACAGAACATCTTGTGTAATataagtacatatatatatatgtacaattattttaaaaatttatatgtatatatagaatataataatatttgtgtattttggatacaGGAATATTTgagttatgttatttttttattatgacttttaagaaaaaaaattacacacacacacacacacacatatatatatatatatatatatgaaaaacaatataacaaaattagatttttaaaggaaatatttatttatttatttattttaaaacaataaaaagaaataacataaaccaaattaaaatacacaaacataaagttgttttatttcagaattataaatacttatttttattccgaattattaataatgttaaaaattgccatatatatatatatattggattaaTATCTATAGCATACATATCTATATTATGAAACATAAGAAAATGATTGTGGACACAGTGTGAGAGAATAAAAGTTAGAGATAGTCATCGCGTGTACAATCTAATACTTGAATTCAGATAGCTATCTTGACTCTAATGTCTATATCATCTATTCTTTTAAAGTAATATTCATATATGATTTTAGCACGAATAGGGTTTCTGATATAAATGCATTTACTATTCCTATGAGCCTCACCTTTAGCAAAATCTTGACTTCCTCGGcttcaaaaacaataaaaaaaaatcattgttgattattaatGTCACAAAACAACTGGTGTTTTTTGCTTTTACGTGATTTGTTCttcctattttcttttaataaataaagtacataagtatataataaatttatatagtaTGATTCCATCTCTCACATGTGATCTCTCTCCGACACATTTGATCCTCTTGTTTCACATATCACatatcctctctctctctctctcacacacacatgctccatttttatatttttctaatccAACTCATTTGGCTTATTGAATCATTTTCGTGAAATTCACTATtgttgattataaaaaaaaattaggctcACATCGCTTCAATCATGCCTTCTCAATCAATTTCAATGCAATACatcataataaaaagaaataaaaaaaaactaatcagcATGCAACAAATGGTGATCATCATGGCGGGTAAATTTTTCCAGTGAGCATctaagtttggccttatatcagtttgagcactaactttcaatttgtatcaaaatgagcaccaagctttaattttatttctccgACGCGGTAATTGGGGATTTCCAGTGGATTTTTGGTGACGTGGACGCCGAAAATCTTGCTTGGCTGCCTTGGGTCCACGTCACTGACTCGGCAGCCATTGTGGAAATCCACCGGAAATCcaccaaaaatccaccggaAATCCCGTCatggaaataaaattaaagcttgatgctcattttgatacaaattgaaagttagtgctcaaactaaTAAAAGGCCAAACTTAAGTACTCACTGGAAAAATTTACCCTCATCATGGCTTCCATCAtcatataacatatatatatataaatatatatatatatatatatatatataattttaaaaaactcaaacaatactagaaacaaaatatatatatatatatataacaaaaaaatgaaacaaataagaaaataaaataaaatatacaaaattatttttaatgtctatACATGTATGAAGAACAATATAAGaactaaacaaaaaagaacgaaactaataaaaataaataaatctgtaTTCCAGTTTtccaaaaagacaacaaaccctagaaattccGATCCGATGGAGATCGAATAATGTTCCAATTAGTGTCCTCAAGACTAAGAGACAGGTCTAAGGTGCATTTGCGAAAAGCCGGCCGCCATTGTTAAGGACACCATTGTAGTGCTGGAGGCAGCAAAACTTACATCGTTGGTGAATGGTACCTAGTGGTTGACGgccaaaacaaatatttataaatggaaaaaatacaataaaaaacattaaaaaaatactaatttccTTATAACATTGCAACTCAGAATTAatcaaattcaataatttctatTAACAAATAGCAAGTAATCTTTGATAACCAGAGAAGGGGGGACACTTGCGGAGTGTTTCTGGCGGGTGACGTTGGAGGGTTTTTGTCCCGTTGACAGCGAGTCACAGAGCTTATCCAATCGCACAGTTTGTGATCCATCTTGCTATTTCGGTTCCCTAATGTGGGAGTCGTTTGAGCTTGAGAGGTGATGGCGCACGACGGCAATGACTTGACCTTTGGTGTGGAGATTGAGACACGGATGGAGGAAGAAAGGTGGAAAAAATGGTTAGGTCAAAATGTGAGGCAGCTaggttaaaaaattttatgtttataattcatttcttttacctatttgtttattattatttttttttttgtgaaatttactattgatgaataggttatagaaaaaaaaaagttaggcTCCCATCCTTTCAAGACTCATCAATCCATTCCAATgcaatatatcataataaaaattttttaaagaaatgacACACACCAATCAGCACACACCAAATGGTGGCTAGGTTgagatttaaaaaagaaaatcataaacaaaTGTTTAAAAGAGTTAGGCTCACATCCCTTTAATTATGGCTCatcaatcaattaagattaagttAAGGCACCCGGCTAATCAAGATTAGTATTATAATGAAAAATTCATACGAATGAACATGTGCCAAATGTCAAGTGGtatttatgaaaattgaaaaacaataaatggcAAAACTTGGTTCTAAtcccaaaaaattaaaaaggaacGATAGCTATGTGACACTTGGTCTAGTGATAAAAATGGTTTTAGATTGTGTTTCTCTAAGGTTAATTGTGTTTCTCTGAAATTAAATGTGTTTCTTGTTATCAATGATGATGTTCCAAATCTCATTTGGAGAGGGCTTGAGGGCTATTGAGTAATTTCATATGTTTGGTTAAACCAATCTTGAATGTCCAAATGTCGGCTGGAGAGGCTATGAGGAACTATCCACtaagattaatatatagttatatatgtatgtatgtatgtatgtatatatatatatatatagatatatatgagaaaacatCAACTTTGGACGTTCATAGAACGCCCACAGTTGAGCACAGTGTGAAATATAGCACTACAGTGAAACATAATCAAGGATTAGTTGGGTTcattagttttgattttgattataacTTGGTTGTTGTAGGTGGAGTAGAAATAGGGTTGGACGGTTCATATTTCTTCAAGTACTGTGCATAAATTGGTTGAACAGTTTAAATCAAAATACTGTACATCTCACTTTTTCACTGTGTTACTATTCATAAGAACACTAATAGTATTCATTGAACAGTGCTGGatcgttggattgaaatccaaccgTTGATAGCAACATTTCGTAGATTTAAAACTTACGAATGTACACAGATGAttcatcctatatatatatagggacaAACCATGAAACCCAAACCAAATAGCTTCTTCTATAGTTATGACTTGTCAAATACCTGTTCTTTGAGGTTCACAAGTCACAATACATGTACAAGTATTTGACAAGTCACAACTATAGAAGAAGCCCCAGAATAACCCACTGATCCTAAGCTTGATTTTCTCCTATGGAAGGAAATATTCACAGAgtacatgagccacaagggcgcagtaggatcgcagaaaataacataataatacagATATAgcagaataattaataattcagacaaattatcaaaaatacataaaacatgcagaaaaacaaacatgtacatctccctaactgataacagaaatcaacagcacgAGGTTGGATCATCAACTGTGaagtcaaaacaaaacaaaatatcaaccAGAGCTGGATCTTTGACCGCAGTCGGAACGGACACGCATGTccggtagcgctactacagaaaacatgtgcacatggctaggacttgctcctcctagctgggtgagccagaaatggagatgtactaaaaccgcAAAAAATACAGAATACAGATTGAAAAAATACCGAATAAATCACttgacaaaataaataacttacATAATTAAACAGATAACAAATacagaataataaataagatatgaaTAAATGTTGCAAgaacaatataattaaataaataaatagccacacacaaaaaaatacgGAATTATagggtgcgagagcctacctggctccgagctaAGAAGTTGGATTCGACAAGTCCCGCGAATTCGGGCTCGCTATAGGATCTACCCAAACAGAATAATCTAACTTAGGTTAGAAAATCTTAGGCCGGGCCTAACTTACAACAACAGCCCGAGCTaattcaacaattaaaagatTTCAAGGCTAGCAAGGAAGCAAAACAACCATACacattaaaagaaacataaacaataattacGACCAATCTGAATGATTTAAGAAGTGTTATACTTCGAAATAAAATCACTTATCTAGCTGAACTCACATGCCAACTAGATAAATCTAGAACAATTGCATGTCTAGAATGAATACACAGTACAAGTACTAGCAACTAAAAATTTTCAGGAGAATTAAAAAGAGTTAAgccaataaaattaaatatgcttAAATAATTACACCAGGAAGGTTTGCATTAAACACTAGCACATAAAAATTTTCCAAGTCCAATATCATAATAAACACATGTTcaaagatatatgtatatatatatactactaaCATGCCCATACAAACATTAACAGATAAACTctattttaaagtaataataaagaaaaccaACTTTGGAATGGAATTGTCAGAAATGGTTAAATTCTCAATGCAACAggatttaaaaacttaaatgcatgcatacattaatatatatatatatatacacacaattaAACCTATATGATAACAATTCAAAAACCCAACCAAAACACTGGCCATAATATAAATCTTGCAGCAAGGAAACACATGAGTACAAGGTGAACTAcactaacaaaataaaacatgctTTCAGGTTGCTACGCATGCTTACAAAAATCAAGAAggataaataaaatcttaatacAACAAGGTTGCAAGTTCACATCATGCTCAAAGTTGCATCATGCACACATAAAAACCCAAGATAATAAAACACATCCATCACATGAAGAACAAACATTAGAAAACTTCTCAGACGCGACATGctcaaagaaataaacaaagcTTTAATCAAGACATAAAATGACAAACAACCCCACAAGGTCAAGCATTCAACACCAAAAACACCTACCTCTAAACTTGCTGGTGAAGAGATCCTCCAAAATCCAAGCTTCAAGAGAGAACAGAAATTGAAAATTCGGCCAAGGTGTTGAGTTGTTAACAAGGTGGAAAGAGCTTTAGAGAGAAGAATGGTTTGGTTTTTAGACAAGCCTTTAAGAGCATCCCATAATCTCAATTATGAGCCTCGAATAATACATAATCAGGCAGACAAGATCCAGAATTTACGGGCAAAGAGACAAAAGTGGGGCTCACTGACAAATAATTCTCAGTCAAACCAGTCAAAGCACTTCTCACTCAGCAAACATTACAAACTCCCCCCTTAAAtggagtttagtcctctaaactcgcaTCAAGGGTCAGGGAACAACTCTGGAAAGCGATCCCTCAAGTCGGATTCTCGCTCCCAGGTGGCTTCATCACTGGAGCGGTTGCTCCATCTAACCTTGATGAATAGAATCACTCGGTTTCCTCACTGTTGCTCTTTGTAGGCCAGAAACTCCGCTGGTTGTTCTTCGTAAGACAGATTCTTCTGAAGCTCCACTGGTTCATGCTGAATGACATGCGATGGATCTGACAGATACTTCCTCAGCATAGAGATATGAAAGACATTGTGGACCTGAGCTAGATCTGGTGGTAAGGCCAAGCGATAAGCAACAGCTCCAACTCGCTCCAAAATCTCAAAAGGTCCGATGTAACACGGGTTGAGCTTCCCATGTTTTCCAAATCTCACAACGCCTTTCATcgataaaagtttaaaatatttagccAAAGGAAAGGAGCGCCACTCAACATTCCAGTCGAGGCAAAAAGGAATCCCCCGTACATTCAATATTTCAATATCATTCAATGCTACTATTTTCTtcctaattaaaattttaaggtTGTAAAGATTCTATGAACAAAATTTTAAGCTTATGTGAACCATGCTCGTTTGACAGGCATTAATTCAAGACTTAcataaattagatttttttttttattattattaaaataagcCAACCACGGTAAGGACACTAAAATTATAGAGTTAATCCTACAATATATTTGTACCTTACCCGTCTCCTCATAAGAGATTCCATGccaatagattaaaaaatagttggtaaaaaataatttttcaatattatacAATTTTATCTAAAAAACTTAACAATAGTTGATGTCTTATGAAATGaagttttaattattgtataaatttttatttcattttttttaaaaacatattgcTTAAAAATGTCATTATCTAGCTAATTATAATGTATTTGACAATTACCTTTttctttaatgaaaaaaaaattataaacttataaatGAATTATAATATGTCCACATCAATAATTCTTACTTGGTCACTCTATTAACACTGGTTGGATAAACACCTCTTTGgaaaacaaaattatcaaatacATTTACCCAACAATTCATTTTAAACATCACATAACAATAGAGTCACCACTTGTGATAGTAAGACATTTAACTCCCATTTGGAAGGCCACTCTATTAAAATAGAGTGTATGTGATGGCTtgttcaacaacaacaacatcgtACACATGACAATAAAGAAACATTtaaaccatttattttatttaccacATAACACACCCAACAATTTTTGGTTAATTCACCAGGTGCAGACTAGAATTTTCCTAAACTTGTAATGCTATAACTAATCAGATTACCCTCAAAACATAGCCAATGGTGATCTAtgaaatagttaaacaaagtTCTTCAGTTTGGCACTGATGAAAGTGTGTTAGTCTTATGGCACGATGCGCAAGCTGGACTCTTAGTCAAATTGGCACTTTGATTACTCTATTAGCTTCATTCTAATTTGATATACGACAACTATGATGTAATCATTATTCAAGCACAGGTATAGATGCAGTTGCTCCAAACAAATTTTGCTCCTAGGCAAGAAATGAAATACAGACCTTATTGCAGTTTATTCTAGAACaatacacaatttttttttaaaaaaaaaaaaaagccttatGGTTTTATgcacaaatttattaaacataaataagtatataataaaaactatcATTCATTGGAGAGGTAAATTTGATGCAACATGCATGAAAGCCATTCAGAAATTCAGCATGATGTCTTTGTTTTCAAGGCAAGATAGGTACAATAACACTGTTGTTACACAGCCATGCAGAAATTTATATGAATCCACAAGAAGGGAAGCACAAATATGATGACATAGCAAGCACTATATAGGGCAATTTAGATGCTGTAAAAATTCCATGACAAGCATAGTTGAGAGTTTGTTTTTGAGATCTTAAAGGGCTAGATACTATGGATTCACAGTGAACGGAGATCCTACTTGGTCAGGTAGTAGACAAGCAAGAAGACAGCCACGAAAGATGCCACTAGAGTTGCCATCCTGCGGCTCGATTTGGTCTCAAACACCTGGTCAGGAAAAAATAGTCTATTAGTGGGATAGTAGCTAAGGAGAGCTTGTAGAAGTAATTTCAAACTTACCATTTTGAATCGATCCATTGTTCCAGAAAGGATTCCCCTTGATGAATCCATATCATTGCCCTAAATCCACAAGAATGATAAAAATTTACTTTAGGCATATTTATGCTTTTCCAAGTACATGCATGGAAGAGGGAGAAAGGATTCCCCTTGATGAATCCATATCATTGCCCTAAATCCACAAGAATGATAAAAATTTACTTTAGCCATATTTATGCTTTTCCAAGCACATGCATGGAAGGGAAGGGAAGGGAAGAGGGGGTTTACCATTCTGTCCAGCATACGGTTGTGACTATCCACCTCCTCATGTATATCACCTGTCAACTGTGAGAACATAACATGTCAACAAGGATTACAATAGAATACTCTgacaaaatgaaacaaaatcaatcTCCGGATGAAAACATGCTTACTCCTTATGATAAATAAGAACGGAAATCATCACAAATTTCAGGATGTAAAATTGTTCAACAACCTGAGCTCATTAAGCTTCAATCTGAGCCGTTCAAATATAAACTTAATAGCTGAAGTCCCAAAGAGTTATTTTGATAAATCAGTTTAGGCCCACTAAACAGGACACATGAGATGAAAAATTCCACACTTTTTCATGAAATAAAAACCACAGATATGTTTGGTCAAGATTCGCAATAGCTGGTAAGAAACTGAAATTTTGTCCAGATATTCATCTATTATATTAATGTGGAACTATGGCAGACTAACCACATTATCTCAAACATactattaaaaaatcattactTCAGTAATTGCATATCAAGCTTTCAAAACAAACTGATTGCTGATTAAAACTTGCAAAAATCTTGGTCAGACATTTAAGAACCAATTTTACTCTGAACTTGTGCCATTTTATTCCAAATTAACATTTCATAATTCCTACACAATTGAATAAAATTGCAATgtagataaaaacttgaaagCTAAGAGCATGGGACCAAAAGTGGTACGTATTCAAGTATCTTCatgaaaaaatcaataaacaatATGAATTATCTTTGTACAACATAATATCCTTATGCACCCATTTCACATGTTAGGCATAGCTCATGTGTTTGGCAGCTCCCTATAAAATGTCACATGACTCGAGACAAATTCCAAGATGGTTCTTCTATAATAAAATGCCTTCCTTAGGTTTATCTATCTTCCTAGAATGTTATCAACCAACTTTTATCTTGTAAACCGGCAACTAACCTATTACCCTTTCCATTTCGACATTATGGTGATATAAATCCAACAATATCACTTCCAAATCTGTGGAAAAATACTTTTGAGCTTGGCTCTAAAGAACAAAATTTACTACTCAAGTACCAAAGGTGATTAGTCCATAAGACAGCAGGCGAGATCATCTGTATGCACGCACAATAAATACTTGACAAGTCAAGAACTTTCTGTCCTGACCCAGATGCTGAACAACCTACATTAACAAATCCATAGAAAAGTCCTACATGATCTAGTCAGCACTAAAAGGATCTATAAACTTTAATCGGGTATGGCATCAACTTATGAAGCTCATCACTCTTTAACATGCATTGTCCATAAAAGACTTTCCCATGCAAAATTTGAATCCACCTAATATAAATGCAATTCCATTAATAAAGAAAAGTCAAAAAGCAATATAGTTTACCGCTAGGATATCTTACATTTGCAGTTGGGTGGgagctaaatttaaaaaatcataatgaatATTGATTGAAAGTTTAGCAATTGTGGTGGTCCAGTACCGAATGTGAAACTTCAAGCCAATATAGTGACCTTGGCAAATTTGACACAAAGCATAGAAGAATACTCAATCTCCAGAATCTATAAAGGATGAGGAAACTACACTGAGCAATTCACCCAATAATAATTGCTAGTAATTCcattattaaatgataaaatcatacAAATAGGTAAAGCTACTGAAAATAGCACAGAAGTTAACTTCAATTCCAACTGAAAGTCATGATTTTCTTGTTTACACTAGGAAACTAAAATAATGTCTGcacataaaaatacaaataaagaaaagtgaTGTACAAAACTTAGCAGTTTTATTGTCGCGCCTAAAGGtgactaaaaaatagttgaaaaaACAATTCCATGAGGCAAACTAATTTAAAGAATTTCTACACTCATTCTCTACAAAGCCATTAATCAAAACACATTTATTTGCATGACTCAACCGCAGAAATAATGACTTACTCTCTTAAGAACATTGACTCGATCTTGGAGCCCATCAATAGCTCTCTCATTTTCATGCTCATCTATTTCATGAGAAGAATAGGATGAGGCTCTGACCCCACCTTCTTCAATGCCATCGAATAAAGCAGCTCTGCCATTACGGTAGTCCCTgcaaatattcaaatcacatgTAAGTAATAGAAGAGTTTATGGTGAATAACAATACTGACACAGACTATCACATCCCACCCaaagaaaatttcatatttttatcagAAACTCCATCCATGCAAGTCAAACAGAAGAATCGTCCCATAAGATTCCAGTTAGAAAATTCAAGCCATGATTGTCCACACTTGAGTGACATTttgatcaattaataaaatatataaatcacaaCATGCCTCGCATTTTCTAGTTGGGGAaacacaataacaacaacaatgtaTTAGAATAGTGGAAATTAAACATCCACTAGTGAATAAGCTATGCATCTGATATTGACACAAGCAACCCATCTATTAACAGTCCCTATTGATCAACATAACTAGCAAAACATCTTCAataccaagaaaaacaaaatcacaaattgCAACATTAATCAAAGACTTGGTAAGATCATAAAAGACAAATGGCTAATACAtcgcaaaaaaaataataaacaaaaaaactaaaatcaagaattcccattcaaaaaacagaaaaatggAGAGATTTGGGAACCAACCTTCTCGAATTCATCACTAAACCTAATCCAGAAACCCTCCAAGATCCAACAAGCTCGTTCTGCGAAGAAAAACAAGAGGATTAGGTTATTCTGG
This window encodes:
- the LOC120259011 gene encoding bet1-like SNARE 1-1; the protein is MNSRRDYRNGRAALFDGIEEGGVRASSYSSHEIDEHENERAIDGLQDRVNVLKRLTGDIHEEVDSHNRMLDRMGNDMDSSRGILSGTMDRFKMVFETKSSRRMATLVASFVAVFLLVYYLTK